A region from the Aeromicrobium choanae genome encodes:
- a CDS encoding helix-turn-helix domain-containing protein yields the protein MDNRQDARREVSEFLTTRRARITPDQVGLPTTGTRRVPGLRRSEVASLAGLSVEYYARLERGHIAGASSGVLESLARALQLDETERTHLYDLARAADGIPASGRPRRRSPGKAASRLSLQWALEAITEGVAFVRDSHQNLLATNTLGRAFYSPVIGEGGRTPNLARFQFLDPTSREFYPDWDLFAEMCVGIMRAEAGRDPHDRELQDLVGELSTQSETFRRLWADHNVRTHGTGTKRFHHPVVGELTFAYEELAITAEPGLVLLVYTAEPGSPSAERLRLLASWAASADTATHR from the coding sequence GTGGACAACCGTCAGGACGCCCGGCGGGAAGTGAGCGAGTTCCTCACCACCCGGCGTGCGCGCATCACCCCCGACCAGGTCGGCCTCCCGACCACCGGCACCCGTCGCGTGCCCGGCCTGCGCCGCAGCGAGGTCGCCTCGCTCGCCGGGCTGAGCGTCGAGTACTACGCCCGGCTGGAACGCGGGCACATCGCCGGGGCCTCCTCCGGAGTGCTCGAGTCACTTGCGCGCGCCCTGCAGCTGGACGAGACCGAGCGGACGCACCTCTACGACCTCGCCCGCGCCGCGGACGGCATCCCCGCCTCGGGCAGGCCACGGCGCCGCTCCCCGGGCAAGGCCGCGTCGCGGCTGAGCCTGCAGTGGGCGCTGGAGGCGATCACCGAGGGTGTCGCCTTCGTGCGCGACTCCCACCAGAACCTGCTCGCCACCAACACCCTCGGCCGGGCGTTCTACTCCCCCGTGATCGGCGAGGGCGGCCGCACGCCGAACCTGGCCCGCTTCCAGTTCCTCGATCCCACCTCGCGCGAGTTCTACCCGGACTGGGACCTGTTCGCCGAGATGTGCGTCGGGATCATGCGCGCCGAGGCAGGCCGCGACCCCCACGACCGCGAGCTGCAGGACCTCGTCGGCGAGCTCTCCACCCAGAGCGAGACGTTCCGGCGGCTGTGGGCCGACCACAACGTCCGCACCCACGGCACGGGGACGAAGCGCTTCCACCACCCCGTCGTCGGCGAGCTGACGTTCGCCTACGAGGAGCTCGCCATCACCGCCGAGCCGGGCCTCGTCCTGCTCGTCTACACCGCCGAGCCCGGCTCGCCGTCCGCCGAGCGACTCCGCCTGCTCGCTTCCTGGGCCGCATCGGCGGACACCGCCACACACCGATAG
- a CDS encoding zinc-dependent alcohol dehydrogenase family protein, with protein sequence MRQVVMHAPGDVRVEDREDPRIIEPTDAIIRLSATCICGSDLWPYRGAEPVDHQVMGHEYVGVVEEIGSDVRTVKVGDFVVGSFWASDNTCEICRAGYQAYCTHRVLMGTLGTQSELARIPLADGTLVATPGMPEPDLIPSLMAASDVLGTGWFAAVAAQAGPGKTVAVVGDGAVGLLGILAAQQLGAERIIAFSRHADRQALAREFGATDIVEERGDAGVARVKELTDGLGAHSVIEAVGTQEAMMQAIHSARPGGHVGFVGVSHDVAIPGDELFMAGVHLHGGPAPVRQYLPELIQLIWDRKIEPGKVFDLTLPLERAAEGYRAMDERTATKVLLTL encoded by the coding sequence ATGCGCCAGGTAGTCATGCACGCACCCGGAGACGTGAGGGTCGAGGACCGCGAGGATCCGAGGATCATCGAGCCCACCGACGCGATCATCCGACTCTCGGCGACCTGCATCTGCGGCAGCGACCTGTGGCCCTACCGCGGCGCCGAGCCGGTCGACCACCAGGTGATGGGTCACGAGTACGTCGGCGTCGTCGAGGAGATCGGCTCGGACGTGCGGACCGTCAAGGTCGGCGACTTCGTGGTCGGCTCGTTCTGGGCCTCGGACAACACCTGCGAGATCTGCCGCGCCGGCTACCAGGCGTACTGCACGCACCGGGTGCTGATGGGAACCCTCGGCACCCAGTCCGAGCTCGCCCGCATCCCGCTCGCGGACGGCACGCTCGTCGCGACACCGGGGATGCCCGAGCCGGATCTGATCCCGTCCCTCATGGCCGCCTCGGACGTGCTGGGCACGGGCTGGTTCGCCGCCGTCGCGGCCCAGGCCGGACCGGGCAAGACCGTCGCGGTCGTCGGTGACGGCGCGGTCGGCCTGCTGGGCATCCTCGCCGCCCAGCAGCTCGGTGCCGAGCGCATCATCGCGTTCAGCCGGCACGCCGATCGTCAGGCCCTCGCACGGGAGTTCGGCGCGACCGACATCGTCGAGGAGCGCGGCGACGCCGGCGTGGCCCGCGTCAAGGAGCTCACGGACGGCCTCGGCGCCCACTCGGTGATCGAGGCCGTCGGCACGCAGGAGGCGATGATGCAGGCCATCCACTCCGCACGGCCCGGCGGCCACGTCGGCTTCGTCGGCGTCTCCCACGACGTCGCGATCCCCGGTGACGAGCTCTTCATGGCCGGCGTCCACCTCCACGGCGGACCCGCGCCCGTGCGCCAGTACCTGCCCGAGCTGATCCAGCTCATCTGGGACCGGAAGATCGAGCCCGGCAAGGTGTTCGACCTCACGCTGCCGCTCGAGCGCGCCGCCGAGGGCTACCGCGCCATGGACGAGCGCACCGCGACGAAGGTGCTGCTCACGCTGTGA
- a CDS encoding sugar O-acetyltransferase, with protein sequence MSDVGMDLPRFLAHVARGALIEGGSEQHRFMHDAAQDAFRITSRLNSGYRTPEEIRDLLAELTGRAVDESVALFPPFHSEFGKNLILGEDVFINLGCRFQDTGGITIGDGTLIGHGSTLTTLNHSVDPDRRADMLPAPIVIGRQVWLGASVTVVPGVTIGDGAIIGAGSVVTKDVPAHAIVAGVPARVLRETGFGPQPG encoded by the coding sequence GTGAGCGACGTCGGGATGGACCTGCCGCGGTTCCTGGCCCACGTGGCCCGAGGCGCTCTCATCGAGGGTGGCTCGGAGCAGCACCGCTTCATGCACGATGCCGCCCAGGATGCCTTCCGCATCACGAGCCGGCTGAACTCGGGCTACCGCACACCCGAGGAGATCCGCGACCTGCTGGCCGAGCTCACCGGACGGGCAGTGGACGAGTCGGTCGCGCTCTTCCCGCCCTTCCACAGCGAGTTCGGCAAGAACCTCATCCTCGGCGAGGACGTCTTCATCAACCTCGGGTGCCGCTTCCAGGACACCGGCGGGATCACCATCGGGGACGGCACGCTCATCGGACACGGCAGCACGCTGACCACCCTCAACCACTCCGTCGACCCGGACCGCCGAGCGGACATGCTGCCGGCCCCGATCGTGATCGGGCGCCAGGTGTGGCTCGGCGCGTCCGTGACGGTCGTCCCCGGCGTGACCATCGGGGACGGGGCGATCATCGGCGCCGGCTCCGTCGTCACGAAGGACGTGCCGGCCCACGCCATCGTCGCCGGCGTCCCGGCGAGGGTGCTGCGCGAGACGGGGTTCGGCCCTCAACCCGGCTGA
- a CDS encoding 3' terminal RNA ribose 2'-O-methyltransferase Hen1, whose amino-acid sequence MLLTITATRSDALADASDLGYLLHKHPDRVQTFDVYGGTATVLYPEVSPERCTVALVLEVDPIALVRGRRGRTEGFSLAQYVNDRPYAATSLLSVAMGKVFRSALNGQCKPRPELVGQPLDLRIEVPTMPGGADLVTRMFGPLGWDVVAEPIVLDPAIPAWGESDFCAVTLTGSFTLSEALNHLYVLVPVLDGGKHYWVSSDEVDKLVRAGTGWLATHPERELISRRYLARQRDMVDEVRERLDELDGSTEPTAPEEAVEPPLVRLRHDAVVEQVEQLRPGSVLDLGCGQGALLRRLLETQGVERVVGTEVSASSLDVASKRLHVDRMTERQADRLDLWLSSLQYQDPRLLGFDLAVLMEVVEHVDEDRLPAVVANVFGFMRPGSVVVTTPNTEYNALYPALAAGGFRHVDHRFEWTRSEFAAWSDGVAARYGYTVERAGIGAEDPERGTPTQLAVFRRAEEVAA is encoded by the coding sequence GTGCTGTTGACGATCACCGCCACCCGGAGCGATGCGCTCGCCGATGCGAGCGACCTCGGCTACCTGCTCCACAAGCACCCCGACCGCGTGCAGACGTTCGACGTGTACGGCGGGACGGCGACGGTCCTGTACCCCGAGGTCTCGCCCGAGCGCTGCACCGTCGCGCTCGTGCTCGAGGTCGACCCGATCGCCCTGGTGCGCGGGCGTCGCGGGCGGACCGAGGGATTCTCGCTCGCGCAGTATGTGAACGACCGGCCCTACGCCGCGACGTCGCTGCTGTCGGTCGCGATGGGCAAGGTCTTCCGCAGCGCCCTGAACGGTCAGTGCAAGCCACGTCCCGAGCTCGTCGGCCAGCCACTGGACCTGCGCATCGAGGTGCCGACCATGCCCGGCGGCGCCGACCTGGTGACCCGCATGTTCGGGCCGCTCGGGTGGGACGTCGTCGCGGAGCCGATCGTGCTCGACCCGGCGATCCCGGCGTGGGGCGAGTCCGACTTCTGTGCCGTGACCCTCACCGGGTCGTTCACCCTCAGCGAGGCGCTCAACCACCTCTACGTGCTGGTGCCCGTGCTCGACGGCGGGAAGCACTACTGGGTCAGCTCCGACGAGGTGGACAAGCTGGTGCGGGCCGGGACCGGCTGGCTCGCGACCCACCCCGAGCGCGAGCTGATCAGCCGCCGCTACCTGGCGCGCCAGCGGGACATGGTCGACGAGGTCCGCGAGCGACTCGACGAGCTGGACGGGTCGACCGAGCCCACCGCGCCCGAGGAGGCGGTCGAGCCGCCGCTCGTCCGCCTGCGGCACGACGCCGTGGTCGAGCAGGTCGAGCAGCTGCGCCCGGGGTCCGTGCTCGATCTCGGTTGCGGGCAGGGCGCCCTGCTCCGCCGCCTGCTGGAGACGCAGGGGGTCGAGCGAGTGGTCGGCACCGAGGTGTCGGCGAGCTCGCTCGACGTCGCGTCCAAGCGACTGCACGTCGACCGGATGACCGAGCGCCAGGCGGATCGGCTCGACCTCTGGCTGTCGTCGCTGCAGTACCAGGACCCGCGGCTGTTGGGCTTCGACCTCGCCGTGCTGATGGAGGTCGTCGAGCACGTCGACGAGGACCGGCTCCCGGCGGTCGTGGCGAACGTCTTCGGCTTCATGCGCCCCGGATCGGTCGTCGTGACGACGCCCAACACCGAGTACAACGCCCTTTACCCGGCACTGGCGGCGGGCGGGTTCCGTCACGTCGACCACCGGTTCGAGTGGACGCGCAGCGAGTTTGCGGCGTGGAGCGACGGCGTCGCCGCCCGGTACGGCTACACGGTCGAGCGCGCCGGCATCGGCGCCGAGGATCCCGAGCGGGGCACCCCCACCCAGCTGGCCGTGTTCCGTCGAGCCGAGGAGGTGGCCGCATGA
- a CDS encoding polynucleotide kinase-phosphatase, which translates to MSVLQVPEVSLVVLVGASGSGKTSFAARHFLPTEVVSSDACRALVSDDENDQSATTDAFDLLEFIVGKRLSRGLLTVVDATNVQPHARRSLIAVAKDHDVLATAVVLDVPPAVSVARNAERPDRTFGASVVKRQHDQLRRSLKSLRREGFRHVHVLSSVEEIEAATFERTRLHNDLRDVTGPFDVIGDVHGCRAELEQLLDDLGYAITRDGAGRPVDANHPDGRRAIFVGDLVDRGPDSPGVLRLVMGMVASGHAFCVAGNHEAKLSNALSGRKVTVSHGLETTLAQLESESDEFRAEVAGFVDGLIAHYVLDGGRLVVAHAGLKESYHGRASGRVRAFALYGDTSGETDEFGLPVRYPWAEDYRGQAMVLYGHTPTPTPEWINNTMCLDTGCVFGGSLTALRYPEREVVQVLAAETYYEPVRPLAPPEREPDTLRLDDVLGPRIIETSTMGRISLREENAAGALEVMSRFAVEPTRLVYLPPTMSPSDTSSLEDHLEHPEQAFTHFARTGAGRVICEEKHMGSRAVLVVDRDGGGVVHTRTGRAFFDAASERAVLDRVASAVAAAQLWDELGTASLVLDAEIMPWSTKAGALIREQYAAVGAAARAGLASTLDVVGAAAERGLDVGDLAGRTSRRRDDADAYTAAYRRYVWEVDGLDGLRIAPFQVLASDSETFETRDHLWHLAIADRLVESDGDLFTTTGRLVVDPADEASVRAGVEWWNALTGAGGEGMVVKPLANLTRGPKGLVQPGVKVRGREYLRIIYGLDYTEPQNLARLRDRNLGHKRSMALREYALGLEALKRHVSGEPTWRVHECVFAVLAMESEPVDPRL; encoded by the coding sequence ATGAGCGTGCTCCAGGTGCCCGAGGTGTCGCTCGTCGTGCTGGTCGGCGCGAGCGGCTCGGGCAAGACGTCGTTCGCGGCGCGGCACTTCCTGCCCACGGAGGTCGTCTCGTCGGACGCCTGCCGTGCGTTGGTGTCGGACGACGAGAACGACCAGTCGGCGACGACCGACGCTTTCGACCTCCTCGAGTTCATCGTCGGCAAGCGCCTGTCGCGGGGACTGCTGACGGTCGTGGACGCCACGAACGTGCAGCCCCACGCCCGCAGGAGCCTCATCGCGGTGGCGAAGGACCACGATGTGCTGGCCACCGCCGTGGTGCTCGACGTGCCGCCGGCGGTCTCGGTCGCGCGGAACGCCGAGCGGCCCGACCGCACGTTCGGCGCGTCCGTCGTCAAGCGGCAGCACGACCAGCTGCGACGGTCCCTGAAGTCGCTCCGGCGCGAGGGCTTCCGTCACGTCCACGTGCTGTCGTCGGTCGAGGAGATCGAGGCGGCGACGTTCGAGCGCACCCGTCTGCACAACGACCTGCGCGACGTCACGGGCCCGTTCGACGTCATCGGGGACGTCCACGGGTGCCGGGCCGAGCTCGAGCAGCTGCTCGACGACCTCGGCTACGCGATCACCCGCGACGGCGCCGGGCGGCCCGTCGACGCGAACCATCCGGACGGACGCCGGGCGATCTTCGTGGGTGACCTCGTCGACCGCGGACCCGACTCGCCGGGCGTCCTGCGGCTCGTCATGGGCATGGTCGCGTCGGGCCACGCGTTCTGCGTCGCGGGCAACCACGAGGCGAAGCTGTCGAACGCGCTGTCCGGCCGCAAGGTCACCGTCAGCCACGGCCTCGAGACCACGCTCGCCCAGCTCGAGTCCGAGTCCGACGAGTTCCGTGCCGAGGTCGCGGGCTTCGTCGACGGTCTCATCGCGCACTACGTGCTGGACGGCGGACGCCTCGTCGTGGCCCACGCCGGGCTCAAGGAGAGCTACCACGGCCGTGCCTCCGGTCGCGTCCGTGCGTTCGCGCTCTATGGGGACACGAGCGGCGAGACCGACGAGTTCGGCCTGCCGGTGCGGTACCCGTGGGCCGAGGACTACCGCGGTCAGGCGATGGTGCTCTACGGCCACACGCCGACGCCCACGCCGGAGTGGATCAACAACACGATGTGCCTCGACACCGGCTGCGTCTTCGGGGGCTCGCTCACCGCATTGCGCTATCCCGAGCGCGAGGTCGTCCAGGTCCTCGCGGCGGAGACGTACTACGAGCCGGTCCGGCCCCTCGCGCCGCCGGAGCGCGAGCCGGACACGCTGCGCCTCGACGACGTCCTCGGTCCTCGGATCATCGAGACCTCGACCATGGGCCGGATCTCGCTGCGCGAGGAGAACGCGGCCGGCGCACTCGAGGTGATGAGCCGCTTCGCCGTCGAACCGACGCGCCTGGTGTACCTGCCGCCGACCATGTCGCCGAGCGACACCTCGTCGCTCGAGGATCACCTGGAGCACCCGGAGCAGGCGTTCACGCACTTCGCCCGGACCGGCGCCGGCCGGGTGATCTGCGAGGAGAAGCACATGGGCTCCCGCGCGGTGCTGGTCGTCGACCGCGACGGCGGGGGCGTGGTGCACACGCGCACCGGGCGCGCGTTCTTCGACGCCGCGTCCGAGCGTGCCGTCCTCGACCGGGTTGCCTCGGCCGTTGCCGCGGCGCAGCTGTGGGACGAGCTGGGGACGGCATCGCTGGTGCTCGACGCCGAGATCATGCCCTGGTCGACGAAGGCGGGCGCGCTCATCCGTGAGCAGTACGCCGCGGTCGGAGCCGCGGCACGCGCGGGTCTGGCCAGCACGCTCGACGTCGTCGGCGCCGCGGCCGAGCGAGGCCTCGACGTCGGCGATCTTGCCGGGCGCACGAGTCGCCGCCGCGACGACGCCGATGCGTACACGGCCGCCTACCGTCGCTACGTCTGGGAGGTCGACGGCCTCGACGGGCTTCGAATCGCGCCGTTCCAGGTGCTGGCGAGCGACTCGGAGACCTTCGAGACCCGCGACCACCTGTGGCACCTCGCGATCGCCGACCGGCTGGTCGAGAGCGACGGCGACCTCTTCACGACGACCGGGCGACTGGTCGTCGACCCGGCCGACGAGGCCTCGGTCCGTGCGGGAGTCGAGTGGTGGAACGCCCTCACGGGCGCCGGCGGCGAGGGCATGGTCGTGAAGCCGCTCGCCAACCTCACGCGCGGGCCCAAGGGCCTCGTCCAGCCCGGCGTGAAGGTGCGGGGCCGCGAGTACCTGCGCATCATCTACGGCCTCGACTACACCGAGCCGCAGAACCTCGCGCGTCTCCGCGACCGCAACCTCGGGCACAAGCGCTCGATGGCGCTGCGCGAGTACGCCCTGGGACTCGAGGCGCTCAAGCGCCACGTCAGCGGCGAGCCCACCTGGCGAGTCCACGAGTGCGTCTTCGCGGTGCTCGCGATGGAGTCCGAGCCGGTCGACCCGCGCCTGTAA
- a CDS encoding class I SAM-dependent methyltransferase, with protein MESRSADTTVHETNLTQAESWDGAGGEYWAAHADRFDRAVADYQERFESDVAVRRGERVLDVGCGGGLTTRRAARASVDGEVLGVDLSSQLLDVARSRAEAEGLGTVRFVRADAQVHAFEPGHYDVVLSRTGAMFFGDPVAAFANLRDATRPGGRMVLMTWQPPDRNDWIRVTLGVLGGAPGPTADLDAPGMFSLSRPERIRAVLEAAGWTHVEVDGVEGREWFGADVDDALGFLRGLFAWLLDELSQDERDAAIERLRESLAAHVGPGGVEFGSAVWLVTARKEATDEQ; from the coding sequence ATGGAGTCCCGAAGCGCGGACACGACGGTCCACGAGACGAACCTGACCCAGGCGGAGTCGTGGGACGGCGCCGGAGGCGAGTACTGGGCGGCCCACGCCGACCGGTTCGATCGCGCCGTGGCGGACTACCAGGAGCGCTTCGAGTCAGACGTCGCCGTCCGTCGGGGCGAGCGCGTCCTCGACGTCGGCTGCGGGGGTGGCCTGACGACGCGCCGGGCCGCCCGCGCTTCCGTCGACGGCGAGGTGCTCGGGGTGGACCTGTCGAGCCAGCTGCTCGACGTCGCCCGCAGCCGTGCCGAGGCCGAGGGGCTCGGCACCGTGCGCTTCGTCCGAGCCGATGCCCAGGTGCACGCGTTCGAGCCGGGCCACTACGACGTCGTCCTCTCCCGCACCGGCGCGATGTTCTTCGGGGACCCGGTCGCCGCGTTCGCCAACCTGCGTGACGCCACGAGACCCGGTGGCCGGATGGTGCTGATGACCTGGCAGCCGCCCGACCGCAATGACTGGATCCGCGTCACCCTGGGCGTGCTGGGCGGGGCTCCGGGGCCGACCGCCGATCTCGACGCTCCCGGCATGTTCTCGCTGTCCAGACCCGAGCGGATCCGCGCCGTGCTCGAGGCCGCGGGCTGGACGCACGTGGAGGTGGACGGCGTCGAGGGCCGGGAGTGGTTCGGGGCGGACGTCGACGACGCCCTCGGCTTCCTGCGGGGGCTGTTCGCCTGGCTCCTGGACGAGCTGTCGCAGGACGAGCGCGACGCCGCGATCGAGCGGCTCCGCGAGAGCCTGGCCGCGCACGTCGGTCCGGGCGGGGTGGAGTTCGGCTCAGCCGTCTGGCTGGTCACCGCACGCAAGGAGGCAACGGATGAGCAGTGA
- a CDS encoding methyltransferase domain-containing protein: MSSDAPTFHDVDSSSDEGRAAALMALDLQAQLPPIQRLHAWLLEHLDPLPGMDVLDVGCGTGEDIRGLAVLVAPSGSATGVDPSDTMLAEARRRGEAARNPARFVRGSAERLPGDDGSLDLVRSERVLQHLADPAVAVGEMARVLRPGGRVGLIDTDWRTLATWPGDPHLAAAWLEDWAGVPSPAAGAQLLDLVRRHGFVDARVTTDTFMLRPRALDQPPVSIVLELAARRAAAAGEEAAWRQALEESAAEGAFVFAVTLYAVVATRR, encoded by the coding sequence ATGAGCAGTGACGCACCGACGTTCCACGACGTCGACTCCTCCTCCGACGAGGGACGGGCGGCCGCGCTGATGGCCCTCGACCTCCAGGCGCAGCTGCCGCCGATCCAGCGGCTGCACGCCTGGCTGCTGGAGCACCTGGACCCGCTGCCCGGGATGGACGTCCTGGACGTGGGCTGCGGGACGGGCGAGGACATCCGGGGTCTCGCGGTCCTGGTCGCCCCGAGCGGCTCGGCCACGGGCGTGGACCCGAGCGACACCATGCTGGCCGAGGCCCGCCGCCGCGGCGAGGCCGCGCGCAACCCCGCACGGTTCGTCCGCGGGTCGGCGGAACGGCTCCCGGGCGACGACGGCTCCCTCGACCTCGTGCGCAGCGAGCGGGTGCTGCAGCACCTCGCGGACCCGGCGGTCGCGGTCGGGGAGATGGCCCGCGTCCTGCGGCCCGGCGGCCGGGTCGGCCTGATCGACACGGACTGGCGCACGCTGGCGACCTGGCCCGGCGACCCGCACCTCGCGGCGGCGTGGCTCGAGGACTGGGCCGGGGTCCCGTCGCCGGCCGCCGGGGCCCAGCTGCTCGACCTCGTCCGGCGTCACGGGTTCGTCGACGCCCGCGTCACGACCGACACCTTCATGCTGCGACCGCGTGCCCTGGACCAGCCCCCGGTCTCCATCGTGCTGGAGCTCGCCGCCCGACGCGCGGCCGCCGCGGGGGAGGAGGCCGCATGGCGGCAGGCGCTCGAGGAGAGCGCGGCGGAGGGAGCGTTCGTCTTCGCCGTCACGCTGTACGCCGTCGTCGCCACGCGCAGGTGA
- a CDS encoding pyridoxal phosphate-dependent decarboxylase family protein: MDRPPDTSEALARAHEHALSWLATLPDRPVPPAASVADVIAALGADLPEGPTDPVEVIDLLARAAEPGLTAMPSGRFFGFVIGGTHPAAMAADWLTSAWDQNSGMRTVTPAATAVDDIAEGWVLDLLGLPAGGAVGFVTGGTTANFTCLAAGRDAVLTRAGWDVGTRGLAGSPGVRVLAGAEGHGSVDLALRYLGLGAPELVPVDAQGRLEAEALRAILEEGDDGQPTMVVLQAGNIHSGAFDPFDEAITVAHEHGAWVHIDGAFGLFAGASPSFRHLVNGYEAADSWATDAHKTLNVPYDCGLAIVRDPAALRAAMSMHGDYLIQDAAGDPFEKVPELSRRGRAFTVWAVLRSLGRSGVAELVDRLAGHARAFAEGIAGIESAEVLNDVVFTQVCAAFGDDDRTRDVVRLMLEDGTAWTTGSVWHDRAVLRISVSNWSTTDADVERTLGALRAAVAAS; encoded by the coding sequence ATGGACCGGCCGCCGGACACATCGGAAGCCCTCGCCCGTGCTCACGAGCACGCTCTGAGCTGGCTGGCCACCCTGCCCGACCGCCCCGTTCCCCCGGCCGCCTCGGTGGCCGACGTGATCGCGGCCCTCGGCGCCGACCTTCCCGAGGGCCCGACCGATCCTGTCGAGGTCATCGACCTGCTGGCCCGGGCGGCGGAGCCGGGACTGACCGCGATGCCCTCGGGCCGGTTCTTCGGGTTCGTGATCGGCGGCACGCATCCGGCGGCGATGGCGGCCGACTGGCTGACCTCGGCGTGGGACCAGAACTCCGGCATGCGCACGGTCACTCCGGCGGCCACCGCGGTCGACGACATCGCCGAGGGGTGGGTCCTCGACCTCCTGGGTCTGCCCGCAGGCGGCGCGGTCGGCTTCGTGACCGGCGGCACCACGGCCAACTTCACGTGCCTCGCCGCAGGCCGCGACGCCGTGCTCACCCGCGCGGGCTGGGATGTCGGCACCAGAGGACTGGCCGGCTCACCGGGCGTGCGGGTGCTGGCCGGTGCCGAAGGACACGGCTCGGTCGACCTGGCGCTGCGGTATCTCGGCCTGGGTGCGCCCGAGCTCGTTCCGGTGGATGCGCAGGGACGACTCGAGGCGGAGGCGCTCCGCGCGATCCTCGAGGAGGGCGACGACGGGCAGCCGACGATGGTCGTCCTCCAGGCGGGCAACATCCACTCCGGCGCGTTCGACCCGTTCGACGAGGCCATCACGGTGGCGCACGAGCACGGGGCGTGGGTGCACATCGACGGGGCGTTCGGGCTCTTCGCGGGCGCCAGCCCGTCGTTCAGGCACCTCGTCAACGGCTACGAGGCCGCCGACTCGTGGGCGACCGACGCGCACAAGACGCTGAACGTGCCCTACGACTGCGGACTGGCGATCGTGCGCGACCCGGCCGCGTTGCGGGCAGCGATGTCGATGCACGGCGACTACCTCATCCAGGACGCGGCCGGCGACCCGTTCGAGAAGGTTCCCGAGCTGTCGCGCCGCGGCCGCGCGTTCACCGTGTGGGCCGTGCTGCGGTCCCTCGGACGCAGCGGTGTCGCCGAGCTCGTCGACCGCCTGGCCGGGCACGCCCGCGCGTTCGCCGAAGGCATCGCCGGCATCGAGTCCGCCGAGGTGCTCAACGACGTGGTGTTCACGCAGGTCTGCGCAGCCTTCGGCGACGACGACCGCACGCGCGACGTCGTCCGCCTGATGCTGGAGGACGGCACCGCGTGGACCACCGGCTCGGTGTGGCACGACCGGGCGGTGCTGCGCATCTCCGTCAGCAACTGGTCGACGACCGACGCCGACGTCGAGCGCACGCTCGGCGCCCTCCGCGCCGCCGTGGCCGCGTCCTGA